One window from the genome of Poecilia reticulata strain Guanapo linkage group LG9, Guppy_female_1.0+MT, whole genome shotgun sequence encodes:
- the me2 gene encoding NAD-dependent malic enzyme, mitochondrial isoform X2 → MLSRLRTSWSLRPCVSVCRWAHTKEKGRPLMLNPRTNKGMAFTLEERQILGIHGMLPPKVESQDLQAMRFQKNLKKMTDPLQKYIYLMGIQERNERLFYRVLMEDIEELMPIVYTPTVGLACTQYGHIFRRPKGLFISILDRGHIRSILDNWPATNVAAVVVTDGERILGLGDLGCYGMAIPVGKLCLYTACAGIRPEKCLPVVLDVGTDNETLLKDPFYMGLYQRRDRTQAYDDLIDEFMEAVVEKYGQATLIQFEDFGNHNAFRFLRKYRGKYCTFNDDIQGTASVALAGLLAAQRTIGKPLTEHRVLFLGAGEAALGIANLIVMAMMELGLTQAEAKEKIWMYDAHGLLVKDREHKTDANQELFVHDSPGKVQTFLDAVNTIKPTAIIGVAGAGRLFTNDVIKAMGSLNERPIIFALSNPTNKAECTAEEAYTITNGRCLFASGSPFGPVTLSDGRVFIPGQGNNVYIFPGVAMAVVLSGVRHICDTVFLEAAKTLA, encoded by the exons GGTATGGCCTTCACCCTGGAGGAGCGACAGATTCTGGGGATTCATGGTATGTTGCCTCCCAAAGTGGAGTCTCAGGACCTTCAGGCTATGCGCTTTCAGAAGAATCTCAAGAAGATGACGGATCCCCTGCAAAA GTACATCTACCTGATGGGGATCCAAGAAAGGAATGAGAGGCTTTTCTATAGGGTGTTGATGGAAGACATCGAGGAACTAATGCCCATTGTTTACACTCCTACTGTGGGATTGGCCTGCACACAGTATGGACACATATTTAGGAGGCCAAA gggtttgtttatttcaattcTGGATAGAGGACATATCCGCTCCATCCTTGATAACTGGCCAGCAACAAATGTGGCA GCTGTAGTAGTAACTGATGGAGAACGTATTTTAGGCTTGGGAGACCTGGGTTGTTATGGAATGGCCATACCTGTTGGGAAACTCTGTCTTTACACCGCCTGTGCTGGCATTAGACCTGAGAAATGTCTTCCTGTGGTGTTAGACGTTGGCACAGACAATGAG ACTCTTCTCAAAGATCCCTTCTACATGGGCCTGTATCAGCGACGGGATCGGACTCAAGCATACGATGACCTAATTGATGAGTTCATGGAAGCAGTTGTGGAAAAATATGGACAGGCCACACTGATTCAGTTTGAGGACTTTGGGAATCACAACGCATTCCGCTTCCTTCGGAAGTACAGGGGAAAATACTGCACCTTCAACGACGATATTCAAG gGACTGCATCTGTAGCACTGGCTGGTCTGTTAGCAGCTCAGAGGACCATTGGCAAACCCCTCACCGAACACCGTGTTCTCTTCCTGGGAGCCGGCGAG GCTGCTCTTGGTATTGCCAATCTGATTGTGATGGCCATGATGGAGTTGGGGCTTACCCAAGCAGAGGCCAAAGAAAAGATCTGGATGTATGACGCACATGGTTTACTCGTGAAG GACAGAGAACACAAAACAGATGCCAACCAGGAGCTCTTTGTTCACGACAGTCCGGGGAAAGTACAGACCTTCCTAGATGCTGTGAACACTATCAAACCCACTGCTATCATTG gtgTGGCAGGAGCAGGGCGTCTCTTTACAAATGATGTCATCAAAGCCATGGGATCCTTAAATGAGCGGCCAATTATATTTGCCTTGAGTAATCCAACGAATAAAGCAGAGTGCACAGCAGAGGAAGCCTACACAATAACTAAT GGTAGATGTCTGTTTGCTAGTGGCAGCCCGTTTGGTCCAGTCACACTGAGTGATGGTCGTGTGTTTATACCAGGACAAGGGAACAATGTTTACATCTTCCCAG GTGTTGCTATGGCTGTGGTCCTGAGTGGAGTGAGACATATCTGTGATACTGTATTCTTGGAGGCTGCCAAG ACTCTGGCATAA
- the me2 gene encoding NAD-dependent malic enzyme, mitochondrial isoform X1 codes for MLSRLRTSWSLRPCVSVCRWAHTKEKGRPLMLNPRTNKGMAFTLEERQILGIHGMLPPKVESQDLQAMRFQKNLKKMTDPLQKYIYLMGIQERNERLFYRVLMEDIEELMPIVYTPTVGLACTQYGHIFRRPKGLFISILDRGHIRSILDNWPATNVAAVVVTDGERILGLGDLGCYGMAIPVGKLCLYTACAGIRPEKCLPVVLDVGTDNETLLKDPFYMGLYQRRDRTQAYDDLIDEFMEAVVEKYGQATLIQFEDFGNHNAFRFLRKYRGKYCTFNDDIQGTASVALAGLLAAQRTIGKPLTEHRVLFLGAGEAALGIANLIVMAMMELGLTQAEAKEKIWMYDAHGLLVKDREHKTDANQELFVHDSPGKVQTFLDAVNTIKPTAIIGVAGAGRLFTNDVIKAMGSLNERPIIFALSNPTNKAECTAEEAYTITNGRCLFASGSPFGPVTLSDGRVFIPGQGNNVYIFPGVAMAVVLSGVRHICDTVFLEAAKSLAEQLTDKELAEGRLYPPLTNIREVSLQISVKVMEFVYAKGMAFRYPEPLDKNGFVRATAFNTDYDSLLPDTYDWPGVSFSPIN; via the exons GGTATGGCCTTCACCCTGGAGGAGCGACAGATTCTGGGGATTCATGGTATGTTGCCTCCCAAAGTGGAGTCTCAGGACCTTCAGGCTATGCGCTTTCAGAAGAATCTCAAGAAGATGACGGATCCCCTGCAAAA GTACATCTACCTGATGGGGATCCAAGAAAGGAATGAGAGGCTTTTCTATAGGGTGTTGATGGAAGACATCGAGGAACTAATGCCCATTGTTTACACTCCTACTGTGGGATTGGCCTGCACACAGTATGGACACATATTTAGGAGGCCAAA gggtttgtttatttcaattcTGGATAGAGGACATATCCGCTCCATCCTTGATAACTGGCCAGCAACAAATGTGGCA GCTGTAGTAGTAACTGATGGAGAACGTATTTTAGGCTTGGGAGACCTGGGTTGTTATGGAATGGCCATACCTGTTGGGAAACTCTGTCTTTACACCGCCTGTGCTGGCATTAGACCTGAGAAATGTCTTCCTGTGGTGTTAGACGTTGGCACAGACAATGAG ACTCTTCTCAAAGATCCCTTCTACATGGGCCTGTATCAGCGACGGGATCGGACTCAAGCATACGATGACCTAATTGATGAGTTCATGGAAGCAGTTGTGGAAAAATATGGACAGGCCACACTGATTCAGTTTGAGGACTTTGGGAATCACAACGCATTCCGCTTCCTTCGGAAGTACAGGGGAAAATACTGCACCTTCAACGACGATATTCAAG gGACTGCATCTGTAGCACTGGCTGGTCTGTTAGCAGCTCAGAGGACCATTGGCAAACCCCTCACCGAACACCGTGTTCTCTTCCTGGGAGCCGGCGAG GCTGCTCTTGGTATTGCCAATCTGATTGTGATGGCCATGATGGAGTTGGGGCTTACCCAAGCAGAGGCCAAAGAAAAGATCTGGATGTATGACGCACATGGTTTACTCGTGAAG GACAGAGAACACAAAACAGATGCCAACCAGGAGCTCTTTGTTCACGACAGTCCGGGGAAAGTACAGACCTTCCTAGATGCTGTGAACACTATCAAACCCACTGCTATCATTG gtgTGGCAGGAGCAGGGCGTCTCTTTACAAATGATGTCATCAAAGCCATGGGATCCTTAAATGAGCGGCCAATTATATTTGCCTTGAGTAATCCAACGAATAAAGCAGAGTGCACAGCAGAGGAAGCCTACACAATAACTAAT GGTAGATGTCTGTTTGCTAGTGGCAGCCCGTTTGGTCCAGTCACACTGAGTGATGGTCGTGTGTTTATACCAGGACAAGGGAACAATGTTTACATCTTCCCAG GTGTTGCTATGGCTGTGGTCCTGAGTGGAGTGAGACATATCTGTGATACTGTATTCTTGGAGGCTGCCAAG TCTCTTGCTGAGCAGCTAACAGATAAAGAGCTTGCAGAGGGAAGGCTCTATCCTCCTCTCACCAACATCAGAGAAGTTTCTCTTCAGATTTCCGTCAAG GTGATGGAGTTCGTCTATGCCAAAGGCATGGCGTTCCGTTACCCTGAACCTCTAGACAAGAACGGCTTTGTGCGTGCCACTGCGTTTAACACAGACTACGACTCCTTACTGCCAGATACTTATGACTGGCCAGGTGTTAGCTTCAGTCCTATCAACTAG
- the mier3b gene encoding mesoderm induction early response protein 3 isoform X1 — translation MAEASLGSSSPVGSLSSEDHDFDPTAEMLVHEYDDERTLEEEESLDGGRNFSSELADLEREGNMPLEELLAIYRYEASAGSSIDSSSGDLTDELPDMTLDKEEIAKDLLSGDYEEETQSSADDLTPSVTSHETTDFFPRTLRSNAISDGDKESECDDLGPSPDDSGKEIMVGVEYQAEVPSGLCHYKDEEKVYEDDDELLWSPDVLSENKVRSYLSEVLSRTTDESTGCDKPGMHVRDDEQALYELVKCNYSIREALERYCNHVKSSKEKSPPWSEEECRNFEHALQMYDKNFHLIQKHKVTTRTVAECVAFYYMWKKSERFDVFVQQNRFGKKKYSSYPGVTDLMDRLVDEAEGLAVDSSSSVCSGAGGGGRMEATTEQQLSLLNSITASDLTALSNTVATVCSPGEVSCLDSYSFPPLESLHRGSLSHDESLGFPSNGADPDCLNMLDAGFYSDLGQLGGVCVNKDCERPSKRLKMTLPDSFINDVSVANLGVDFEARRTTTHHHRITGAKMAVSVTDFGSLAGSGEPNGFLGAHARHHTQHTAALQSE, via the exons ATGGCGGAG GCTTCTCTAGGAAGTTCAAGTCCAG ttGGCTCTTTATCATCAGAGGACCATGACTTTGACCCAACTGCAGAAATGTTAGTTCATGAATACGACGACGAGAGAACCCTGGAAGAGGAGGAGTCTTTAGATGGCGGGAGGAACTTCAGCTCTGAACTTGCAGATTTAGAAAGG GAAGGGAACATGCCTTTGGAAGAACTTTTGGCGATTTATCGCTATGAGGCGTCAGCTGGCTCCAGTATAGACAGTTCCTCTGGGGACCTGACTGATGAGCTGCCTGACATGACATTGGATAAG GAGGAAATAGCAAAAGATCTGTTATCTGGTGATTATGAGGAGGAGACCCAATCTTCAGCTGATGATCTGACCCCATCAGTTACTTCTCATGAGACCACAGACTTCTTTCCAAGAACACTTCGAT ccaATGCCATCTCTGATGGGGATAAAGAATCAGAGTGTGACGATCTTGGGCCAAGCCCCGACGACTCTGGAAAA gaaatCATGGTGGGGGTTGAGTACCAAGCAGAGGTGCCATCTGGCCTCTGTCACTACAAAGATGAGGAGAAAG TgtatgaagatgatgatgagtTACTGTGGAGCCCAGACGTTCTGTCCGAAAACAAGGTTAGGAGTTATCTCTCTGAAGTGTTGTCAAGGACAACGGATGAAAGCACAGGATGCGACAAACCAGGGATGCATGTTCGAGATGACGAGCAG GCTTTGTACGAGCTTGTGAAATGTAACTACAGCATCCGTGAAGCACTAGAAAGATACTGCAACCATGTGAAATCCTCTAAAG aaaaatctcCTCCATGGTCGGAGGAAGAATGCAGGAACTTTGAACATGCTCTCCAGATGTACGACAAGAACTTTCACCTTattcagaaacacaaa GTAACAACACGGACAGTAGCAGAATGCGTAGCGTTTTATTACATGTGGAAGAAGTCCGAGCGCTTCGACGTGTTTGTGCAGCAGAATCGGTTTGGGAAGAAGAAGTACAGCAGCTATCCTGGTGTAAC TGACCTGATGGACAGGCTGGTGGATGAAGCGGAGGGCTTGGCGGTGGACAGCTCGTCATCTGTGTGTTCAGGCGCAGGTGGAGGGGGAAGGATGGAGGCCACAacagagcagcagctcagtCTGCTCAACTCCATCACTGCAAGCGATCTCACAG CTTTAAGCAACACTGTAGCCACAGTATGCTCCCCTGGAGAGGTGAGTTGCTTAGACTCCTACAGCTTTCCTCCTCTGGAAAGTCTCCACCGTGGATCCCTGAGCCACGACGAATCCCTCGGGTTCCCTTCCAACGGCGCCGACCCCGACTGCCTCAACATGCTCGACGCCGGCTTCTACTCCGACCTGGGCCAGCTCGGAGGAGTGTGCGTCAACAAGGACTGCGAGCGGCCCTCCAAGAGACTCAAGATGACACTGCCTGACTCGTTTATCAACGACGTTTCCGTCGCTAACCTCGGTGTGGACTTTGAAGCCCGACGGACAACAACGCACCACCACCGAATCACCGGCGCCAAAATGGCCGTGTCCGTCACAGACTTTGGGAGCTTAGCCGGCAGCGGCGAGCCCAACGGGTTTCTGGGAGCGCACGCGCGGCACCACACACAGCATACTGCAGCACTTCAGTCAGAGTGA
- the elac1 gene encoding zinc phosphodiesterase ELAC protein 1 — MAMDMTFLGTGSAYPSPHRGASAVVLRTDGECWLFDCGEGTQTQLMKSQLRAGRITKVFISHLHGDHLFGLPGLLCTVSLNTNPDVEQSLKCVDIYGPRGLRKFLRVTLGLTGSQLLFPFAVHELEPTPDQSPEEGQLSLEMTVDCSPPHPQEQPGRTIPLDVSGDCYLLFQDGKFVVKAFRLFHRIPSFGFCIQEHDRPGKLKTKLLKELGLKPGPLYGRLKAGESLVLDSGRLLHPSEVLEADIPGRKVCVFGDCSSVLGEGAFRLCDRADVLVHEATLGNEHREKAVDHGHSTPEMAAAVARTCSARRLVLYHFSQRYKPSSLLKEGDEDEVSELKKQADQALLDSGVEVILAEDFLTIPIPLKKQLSS; from the exons ATGGCCATGGATATGACCTTCCTCGGAACCGGGTCGGCTTATCCGTCTCCTCACCGCGGCGCCTCGGCCGTGGTGCTGCGGACGGACGGGGAGTGCTGGCTGTTTGACTGCGGAGAGGGAACCCAGACCCAACTGATGAAGAGCCAGCTCAGAGCCG GGCGCATCACGAAGGTTTTCATCTCCCACCTGCATGgcgatcacctgttcgggttgccTGGTCTCCTCTGCACCGTGAGCCTCAACACTAACCCCGACGTCGAGCAGAGCCTGAAATGTGTTGACATCTACGGGCCCCGGGGCCTCAGGAAGTTTCTCAGGGTGACTCTTGGGCTCACAGGATCTCAGCTGCTCTTCCCGTTTGCAG TGCATGAGCTGGAGCCCACGCCAGACCAGAGTCCTGAAGAGGGACAGCTGAGTCTGGag ATGACTGTGGACTGCAGCCCTCCCCATCCACAGGAGCAGCCTGGCAGGACGATTCCTCTGGACGTCTCCGGCGACTGCTACCTCCTTTTCCAAGACGGCAAGTTTGTCGTCAAGGCCTTCCGGCTGTTTCACCGCATCCCTTCCTTTGGCTTCTGCATCCAGGAACACGATCGTCCcggaaaactgaaaacaaaactactGAAGGAGCTCG GTCTTAAACCAGGCCCTCTGTACGGCCGTCTCAAAGCTGGCGAGTCTCTGGTTCTTGACAGCGGACGTTTACTGCATCCCAGTGAGGTTCTGGAAGCAGACATTCCCGGGAGGAAAGTCTGTGTGTTCGGTGACTGTAGCTCGGTGCTCGGTGAAGGAGCTTTCCGTCTGTGCGACAGGGCGGACGTTCTGGTCCACGAGGCCACGCTTGGGAACGAGCACCGGGAGAAAGCTGTGGACCACGGACACAGCACGCCTGAGATGGCAGCGGCCGTGGCTCGGACTTGCTCTGCACGGAGGCTGGTCCTTTATCATTTCAGTCAGCGCTACAAACCCAGTTCCCTGCTGAAGGAGGGAGACGAGGACGAAGTCTCAGAGCTCAAGAAGCAAGCTGACCAGGCTTTGCTGGACAGTGGGGTAGAGGTGATTCTGGCAGAGGACTTTTTGACCATTCCCATTCCTCTCAAAAAACAACTGTCCAGTTAA
- the mier3b gene encoding mesoderm induction early response protein 3 isoform X2 — MLVHEYDDERTLEEEESLDGGRNFSSELADLEREGNMPLEELLAIYRYEASAGSSIDSSSGDLTDELPDMTLDKEEIAKDLLSGDYEEETQSSADDLTPSVTSHETTDFFPRTLRSNAISDGDKESECDDLGPSPDDSGKEIMVGVEYQAEVPSGLCHYKDEEKVYEDDDELLWSPDVLSENKVRSYLSEVLSRTTDESTGCDKPGMHVRDDEQALYELVKCNYSIREALERYCNHVKSSKEKSPPWSEEECRNFEHALQMYDKNFHLIQKHKVTTRTVAECVAFYYMWKKSERFDVFVQQNRFGKKKYSSYPGVTDLMDRLVDEAEGLAVDSSSSVCSGAGGGGRMEATTEQQLSLLNSITASDLTALSNTVATVCSPGEVSCLDSYSFPPLESLHRGSLSHDESLGFPSNGADPDCLNMLDAGFYSDLGQLGGVCVNKDCERPSKRLKMTLPDSFINDVSVANLGVDFEARRTTTHHHRITGAKMAVSVTDFGSLAGSGEPNGFLGAHARHHTQHTAALQSE; from the exons ATGTTAGTTCATGAATACGACGACGAGAGAACCCTGGAAGAGGAGGAGTCTTTAGATGGCGGGAGGAACTTCAGCTCTGAACTTGCAGATTTAGAAAGG GAAGGGAACATGCCTTTGGAAGAACTTTTGGCGATTTATCGCTATGAGGCGTCAGCTGGCTCCAGTATAGACAGTTCCTCTGGGGACCTGACTGATGAGCTGCCTGACATGACATTGGATAAG GAGGAAATAGCAAAAGATCTGTTATCTGGTGATTATGAGGAGGAGACCCAATCTTCAGCTGATGATCTGACCCCATCAGTTACTTCTCATGAGACCACAGACTTCTTTCCAAGAACACTTCGAT ccaATGCCATCTCTGATGGGGATAAAGAATCAGAGTGTGACGATCTTGGGCCAAGCCCCGACGACTCTGGAAAA gaaatCATGGTGGGGGTTGAGTACCAAGCAGAGGTGCCATCTGGCCTCTGTCACTACAAAGATGAGGAGAAAG TgtatgaagatgatgatgagtTACTGTGGAGCCCAGACGTTCTGTCCGAAAACAAGGTTAGGAGTTATCTCTCTGAAGTGTTGTCAAGGACAACGGATGAAAGCACAGGATGCGACAAACCAGGGATGCATGTTCGAGATGACGAGCAG GCTTTGTACGAGCTTGTGAAATGTAACTACAGCATCCGTGAAGCACTAGAAAGATACTGCAACCATGTGAAATCCTCTAAAG aaaaatctcCTCCATGGTCGGAGGAAGAATGCAGGAACTTTGAACATGCTCTCCAGATGTACGACAAGAACTTTCACCTTattcagaaacacaaa GTAACAACACGGACAGTAGCAGAATGCGTAGCGTTTTATTACATGTGGAAGAAGTCCGAGCGCTTCGACGTGTTTGTGCAGCAGAATCGGTTTGGGAAGAAGAAGTACAGCAGCTATCCTGGTGTAAC TGACCTGATGGACAGGCTGGTGGATGAAGCGGAGGGCTTGGCGGTGGACAGCTCGTCATCTGTGTGTTCAGGCGCAGGTGGAGGGGGAAGGATGGAGGCCACAacagagcagcagctcagtCTGCTCAACTCCATCACTGCAAGCGATCTCACAG CTTTAAGCAACACTGTAGCCACAGTATGCTCCCCTGGAGAGGTGAGTTGCTTAGACTCCTACAGCTTTCCTCCTCTGGAAAGTCTCCACCGTGGATCCCTGAGCCACGACGAATCCCTCGGGTTCCCTTCCAACGGCGCCGACCCCGACTGCCTCAACATGCTCGACGCCGGCTTCTACTCCGACCTGGGCCAGCTCGGAGGAGTGTGCGTCAACAAGGACTGCGAGCGGCCCTCCAAGAGACTCAAGATGACACTGCCTGACTCGTTTATCAACGACGTTTCCGTCGCTAACCTCGGTGTGGACTTTGAAGCCCGACGGACAACAACGCACCACCACCGAATCACCGGCGCCAAAATGGCCGTGTCCGTCACAGACTTTGGGAGCTTAGCCGGCAGCGGCGAGCCCAACGGGTTTCTGGGAGCGCACGCGCGGCACCACACACAGCATACTGCAGCACTTCAGTCAGAGTGA